One genomic segment of Bradyrhizobium diazoefficiens includes these proteins:
- the nifT gene encoding putative nitrogen fixation protein NifT, whose translation MKIMIRRSPEAGLSIYVPKKDIEEQIVESEHETLWGGWIRLTNGWVLCLPELASDTPLPITINAKRLGGDGDER comes from the coding sequence ATGAAAATCATGATCCGCCGCTCTCCCGAGGCGGGCCTGTCGATTTACGTGCCGAAGAAGGATATTGAAGAGCAAATCGTCGAATCCGAGCACGAAACGCTGTGGGGCGGTTGGATCAGATTAACGAATGGATGGGTGCTCTGTTTGCCCGAACTGGCAAGCGATACGCCGCTGCCGATCACGATCAATGCCAAGAGACTTGGCGGGGACGGCGATGAACGATGA